From the genome of Dromaius novaehollandiae isolate bDroNov1 unplaced genomic scaffold, bDroNov1.hap1 HAP1_SCAFFOLD_33, whole genome shotgun sequence, one region includes:
- the GP1BA gene encoding platelet glycoprotein Ib alpha chain encodes MAMRLPALVHLVLLALLPLAGAEPCPSDMNHIKDLLEVNCTGQGLSTVPSALPKDTGILLLSANHLASVFTDAFLPLAALQDLDLSDNGLVDLHTGPLLPSLKELILSRNALRALPTLQGLPALTRLALAHNHLQFLAPGAFHAVPQLQDLDLRGNQLRTLPPQAFAGLGDLKDLDLSDNVLEELPQELLQDLRKLENLWLSGNRLQTLPTGFFPEGHFFPYVFLTENPWHCDCSLLYLRAWIRQNEMSVYQPERGLEKTKVEVAPEKVLCHSPAEHRHKPVIRFKPDCGNVGDADDEDGDDYDYGEGTREAIAKISSSPQHSTTPEEHRTSTRPPSTTTRAPPSSSGSSTLIPRTWVAIPRAPSIAAPVPATPAVATTLAHASIQPASTATSPSTPGSSTTLLSTTSLAIPTSTGPRGTSTPAPATLTTGTASTRTLFSVSVGTFFTTSTAVPPSPTLEASTPHRSLSSPPTMTTPVISSTTAVLSTHLPQPVPVLPCPCSMPAPAVPVRRPQAVGEGPQWGRWVLRHCCLLHWLLYLAALALLLLSALALAAWLAWLCLVGWPSWHKSSLQVQKMWYPPPGRRESAEGPVMHLSSFASPPRRPTFCTIKEVELCPDVATSYTYCTIKDIVLQRSPPARSSFRTTKELWIHPRPLNAPFKPFSGKLMLPKLGSLTTPSAYSLDRGLKAIGAVQVKYAGNTL; translated from the exons ATG GCCATGAGGCTCCCTGCCCTGGTCCATCTTgtcctcctggccctgctgcccctggctgGGGCTGAACCCTGCCCATCAGACATGAACCACATCAAGGACCTCCTCGAGGTCAACTGCACAGGGCAGGGTCTCAGTACAGTGCCCTCGGCCCTGCCCAAGGACACGGGCATCCTGCTGCTCAGTGCCAACCACCTGGCGTCTGTCTTCACCGACGCCTTCCTGCCCCTCGCTGCGCTGCAGGACCTCGACTTGTCCGACAACGGGCTAGTGGATCTGCACACGGGGCCCCTGCTGCCGTCTCTGAAAGAGCTGATCCTGTCTCGCAATGCCCTGAGGGCCTTGCCCACCCTGCAGGGCCTGCCTGCCCTCACCCGCCTGGCCTTGGCTCACAACCACCTGCAGTTCTTGGCCCCAGGGGCTTTCCATGCCGTGCCACAGCTGCAGGACTTGGACCTTCGAGGCAACCAGCTGCGGACTCTCCCACCGCAGGCCTTTGCAGGGTTGGGGGACCTCAAGGACTTGGACCTCTCTGACAATGTCCTCGAggagctgccccaggagctgcTACAGGACCTGCGGAAGCTGGAGAACTTGTGGCTCTCGGGCAACCGCCTCCAGACTCTGCCCACAGGCTTCTTCCCCGAGGGCCACTTCTTCCCGTATGTTTTCCTGACTGAGAACCCCTGGcactgtgactgcagcctgctctACCTGCGGGCCTGGATCCGGCAGAACGAGATGAGCGTCTACCAGCCTGAGCGCGGGCTGGAGAAGACAAAGGTTGAGGTGGCCCCGGAGAAGGTGCTGTGCCATAGCCCTGCTGAGCATCGGCATAAGCCAGTCATCCGCTTCAAGCCTGACTGCGGCAACGTGGGGGATGCCGATGATGAAGACGGGGATGACTATGACTATGGGGAAGGCACGCGGGAGGCAATTGCCAAgatctcctcctccccccaacaTTCAACCACCCCTGAAGAGCACAGGACCTCCACCCGGCCTCCCTCCACCACCACGAGGGCTCCCCCCAGCAGCTCTGGTAGCTCCACCCTCATCCCAAGGACTTGGGTTGCAatccccagagctcccagcatCGCTGCCCCTGTGCCAGCCACTCCAGCGGTCGCGACTACCCTCGCCCACGCCAGCATTCAGCCTGCCAGCACCGCCacctcccccagcacccctgggagcTCCACCACCCTCCTCTCGACCACCTCGTTGGCCATCCCAACGAGCACCGGACCGCGTGGCACCAGCACCCCTGCTCCAGCCACTCTCACCACTGGCACTGCCAGCACCCGTACCCTTTTCTCAGTGTCCGTTGGCACGTTTTTCACCACTTCTACTGCGGTGCCTCCCTCTCCTACTTTGGAAGCCTCCACCCCCCACAGATCTTTATCTTCTCCACCGACCATGACCACGCCGGTGATCTCCAGCACCACGGCAGTGCTTTCCACCCACCTTCCCCAGCCTGTCccggtcctgccctgcccctgctccatGCCAGCACCGGCCGTACCCGTGCGGCGCCCACAGGCCGTTGGCGAGGGCCCGCAGTGGGGCCGGTGGGTGCTGCGccactgctgcctgctgcactggTTGCTCTACCTGGCCGCTCTGGCTCTGCTGCTCCTTTCTGCGCTAGCTCTGGCCGCCTGGCTGGCATGGCTGTGTCTGGTGGGGTGGCCCTCCTGGCACAAGTCCTCCCTTCAGGTGCAAAAGATGTGGTACCCACCACCAGGGAGAAGGGAGTCAGCAGAAGGTCCCGTGATGCACCTCAGCAGCTTCGccagccccccgcggcgccccacTTTCTGCACCATCAAGGAAGTGGAGTTGTGCCCTGATGTCGCCACATCCTACACTTACTGCACTATCAAAGATATAGTGCTGCAGCGCAGTCCTCCCGCAAGGTCCTCCTTCCGCACTACGAAGGAGCTGTGGATCCATCCCCGCCCTCTGAATGCTCCTTTCAAGCCGTTCTCCGGGAAGCTCATGCTCCCAAAGCTCGGCTCGCTGACGACTCCTTCTGCTTACAGCCTGGACAGGGGTCTCAAGGCCATTGGTGCTGTCCAAGTGAAATACGCTGGCAACACCTTGTGA
- the LOC112995666 gene encoding butyrophilin subfamily 2 member A1-like isoform X6 gives MVLLFLASHFLPGFICIFALHVRELQSAPFKVMALGHPVVAAVGQDVVLPCHIMPEQSARDMEVTWFRGHFSPFVHRYKAGRDQHGKQMLQYQGRTELLQDSLDNGRVDLKIFSVRLSDGGNYTCFVRTNAGYEEAVLELKVTAAGSAPLISLEGYEAGGVRVACRGAGWYPQPQVLWRDRWGQPLPSASENVIQDASGLFEAESTVVLSQAANLSCLIRDALHHHEKGLAFSMAGKHEGKIEKQAAELVWRRYAVHIEEVKVILDPDTAHCDLVLSDDRKSVKREDVPQDLPDIPQRFMPWRCVLGCEGFTSGRYYWEVEVVDGGGWTVGVSREDVRRKGEIEFKPEEGIWAVGQWAGRFQALTSPERTFLTEIQSPKRIRVSLDYEEGRVAFFNVDEESPLFTFPLVSFNGIRIHPWVWLGPGTWLKMWP, from the exons ATGGTCCTTTTGTTCCTGGCCAGCCACTTTCTGCCTGGTTTTATCTGCATTTTTGCTCTCCATGTCCGTGAGCTGCAATCAG CTCCCTTCAAGGTGATGGCACTGGGGCACCCCGTGGTGGCTGCCGTGGGACAGGACGTGGTGCTGCCCTGCCACATCATGCCGGAGCAGAGCGCCCGGGACATGGAGGTGACCTGGTTTCGGGGACACTTCTCGCCCTTCGTGCACCGCTACAAGGCGGGAAGGGACCAGCATGGCAAGCAGATGCTGCAGTACCAAGGGCGGACGGAGCTGCTGCAGGACAGCCTTGACAACGGCAGGGTGGACCTGAAGATCTTCAGCGTCCGCCTGTCTGATGGAGGGAATTACACCTGCTTCGTTCGCACCAATGCAGGCTACGAGGAAGCCGTCCTGGAGCTGAAGGTGACAG CCGCCGGCTCAGCGCCGCTCATCTCGCTGGAGGGCTACGAGGCTGGGGGCGTCCGGGTGGCGTGCCGGGGGGCCGGCTGGTACCCTCAGCCCCAGGTGCTGTGGAGGGAccgctggggccagccgctgcccTCTGCCTCTGAAAACGTCATCCAGGACGCGAGCGGCCTCTTTGAGGCCGAGAGCACCGTGGTCCTCAGCCAGGCTGCAAACCTGTCCTGTTTGATCCGGGATGCCCTGCACCACCATGAGAAGGGCTTGGCTTTTTCCATGGCAG GAAAGCACGAGGGAAAAATCG agaaacaAGCTGCAGAATTGG tatggaGAAGATATGCAGTGCATATAGAAGAAG TGAAGGTGATTCTGGATCCAGACACGGCCCACTGTGACCTTGTCCTGTCCGATGACCGCAAAAGTGTGAAACGAGAAGACGTGCCGCAGGACCTCCCTGACATCCCTCAGAGGTTTATGCCATGGCGCTGCGTGCTGGGCTGTGAAGGCTTCACCTCGGGGAGATACTACTGGGAGGTGGAGGTGGTGGATGGAGGAGGATGGACTGTAGGCGTTTCTAGAGAAGATGTGAGAAGGAAGGGCGAGATCGAATTTAAACCAGAAGAGGGCATCTGGGCAGTGGGGCAGTGGGCAGGTCGCTTCCAAGCCCTCACCTCTCCTGAACGCACTTTCCTTACTGAAATCCAGAGTCCCAAGCGGATCCGGGTGTCCCTGGATTACGAAGAGGGACGGGTGGCATTTTTCAATGTTGATGAGGAGAGTCCACTCTTCACATTTCCGCTGGTGTCATTCAATGGGATAAGAATCCACCCGTGGGTCTGGCTGGGTCCTGGGACATGGCTCAAAATGTGGCCCTGa
- the LOC112995666 gene encoding butyrophilin subfamily 1 member A1-like isoform X4: protein MVLLFLASHFLPGFICIFALHVRELQSAPFKVMALGHPVVAAVGQDVVLPCHIMPEQSARDMEVTWFRGHFSPFVHRYKAGRDQHGKQMLQYQGRTELLQDSLDNGRVDLKIFSVRLSDGGNYTCFVRTNAGYEEAVLELKVTAAGSAPLISLEGYEAGGVRVACRGAGWYPQPQVLWRDRWGQPLPSASENVIQDASGLFEAESTVVLSQAANLSCLIRDALHHHEKGLAFSMADPFFQNAHPWKIALSLVAVAMVVLFIITVYLFKIKGKHEGKIEKQAAELVWRRYAVHIEEVKVILDPDTAHCDLVLSDDRKSVKREDVPQDLPDIPQRFMPWRCVLGCEGFTSGRYYWEVEVVDGGGWTVGVSREDVRRKGEIEFKPEEGIWAVGQWAGRFQALTSPERTFLTEIQSPKRIRVSLDYEEGRVAFFNVDEESPLFTFPLVSFNGIRIHPWVWLGPGTWLKMWP, encoded by the exons ATGGTCCTTTTGTTCCTGGCCAGCCACTTTCTGCCTGGTTTTATCTGCATTTTTGCTCTCCATGTCCGTGAGCTGCAATCAG CTCCCTTCAAGGTGATGGCACTGGGGCACCCCGTGGTGGCTGCCGTGGGACAGGACGTGGTGCTGCCCTGCCACATCATGCCGGAGCAGAGCGCCCGGGACATGGAGGTGACCTGGTTTCGGGGACACTTCTCGCCCTTCGTGCACCGCTACAAGGCGGGAAGGGACCAGCATGGCAAGCAGATGCTGCAGTACCAAGGGCGGACGGAGCTGCTGCAGGACAGCCTTGACAACGGCAGGGTGGACCTGAAGATCTTCAGCGTCCGCCTGTCTGATGGAGGGAATTACACCTGCTTCGTTCGCACCAATGCAGGCTACGAGGAAGCCGTCCTGGAGCTGAAGGTGACAG CCGCCGGCTCAGCGCCGCTCATCTCGCTGGAGGGCTACGAGGCTGGGGGCGTCCGGGTGGCGTGCCGGGGGGCCGGCTGGTACCCTCAGCCCCAGGTGCTGTGGAGGGAccgctggggccagccgctgcccTCTGCCTCTGAAAACGTCATCCAGGACGCGAGCGGCCTCTTTGAGGCCGAGAGCACCGTGGTCCTCAGCCAGGCTGCAAACCTGTCCTGTTTGATCCGGGATGCCCTGCACCACCATGAGAAGGGCTTGGCTTTTTCCATGGCAG ATCCCTTTTTCCAAAACGCCCATCCATGGAAGATCGCCCTGAGCCTGGTCGCCGTCGCCATGGTCGTGCTCTTTATTATCACTGTTTATCTATTTAAAATTAAAG GAAAGCACGAGGGAAAAATCG agaaacaAGCTGCAGAATTGG tatggaGAAGATATGCAGTGCATATAGAAGAAG TGAAGGTGATTCTGGATCCAGACACGGCCCACTGTGACCTTGTCCTGTCCGATGACCGCAAAAGTGTGAAACGAGAAGACGTGCCGCAGGACCTCCCTGACATCCCTCAGAGGTTTATGCCATGGCGCTGCGTGCTGGGCTGTGAAGGCTTCACCTCGGGGAGATACTACTGGGAGGTGGAGGTGGTGGATGGAGGAGGATGGACTGTAGGCGTTTCTAGAGAAGATGTGAGAAGGAAGGGCGAGATCGAATTTAAACCAGAAGAGGGCATCTGGGCAGTGGGGCAGTGGGCAGGTCGCTTCCAAGCCCTCACCTCTCCTGAACGCACTTTCCTTACTGAAATCCAGAGTCCCAAGCGGATCCGGGTGTCCCTGGATTACGAAGAGGGACGGGTGGCATTTTTCAATGTTGATGAGGAGAGTCCACTCTTCACATTTCCGCTGGTGTCATTCAATGGGATAAGAATCCACCCGTGGGTCTGGCTGGGTCCTGGGACATGGCTCAAAATGTGGCCCTGa
- the LOC112995666 gene encoding butyrophilin subfamily 1 member A1-like isoform X2, whose product MVLLFLASHFLPGFICIFALHVRELQSAPFKVMALGHPVVAAVGQDVVLPCHIMPEQSARDMEVTWFRGHFSPFVHRYKAGRDQHGKQMLQYQGRTELLQDSLDNGRVDLKIFSVRLSDGGNYTCFVRTNAGYEEAVLELKVTAAGSAPLISLEGYEAGGVRVACRGAGWYPQPQVLWRDRWGQPLPSASENVIQDASGLFEAESTVVLSQAANLSCLIRDALHHHEKGLAFSMADPFFQNAHPWKIALSLVAVAMVVLFIITVYLFKIKGKHEGKIGARDAEIEKQAAELVWRRYAVHIEEVKVILDPDTAHCDLVLSDDRKSVKREDVPQDLPDIPQRFMPWRCVLGCEGFTSGRYYWEVEVVDGGGWTVGVSREDVRRKGEIEFKPEEGIWAVGQWAGRFQALTSPERTFLTEIQSPKRIRVSLDYEEGRVAFFNVDEESPLFTFPLVSFNGIRIHPWVWLGPGTWLKMWP is encoded by the exons ATGGTCCTTTTGTTCCTGGCCAGCCACTTTCTGCCTGGTTTTATCTGCATTTTTGCTCTCCATGTCCGTGAGCTGCAATCAG CTCCCTTCAAGGTGATGGCACTGGGGCACCCCGTGGTGGCTGCCGTGGGACAGGACGTGGTGCTGCCCTGCCACATCATGCCGGAGCAGAGCGCCCGGGACATGGAGGTGACCTGGTTTCGGGGACACTTCTCGCCCTTCGTGCACCGCTACAAGGCGGGAAGGGACCAGCATGGCAAGCAGATGCTGCAGTACCAAGGGCGGACGGAGCTGCTGCAGGACAGCCTTGACAACGGCAGGGTGGACCTGAAGATCTTCAGCGTCCGCCTGTCTGATGGAGGGAATTACACCTGCTTCGTTCGCACCAATGCAGGCTACGAGGAAGCCGTCCTGGAGCTGAAGGTGACAG CCGCCGGCTCAGCGCCGCTCATCTCGCTGGAGGGCTACGAGGCTGGGGGCGTCCGGGTGGCGTGCCGGGGGGCCGGCTGGTACCCTCAGCCCCAGGTGCTGTGGAGGGAccgctggggccagccgctgcccTCTGCCTCTGAAAACGTCATCCAGGACGCGAGCGGCCTCTTTGAGGCCGAGAGCACCGTGGTCCTCAGCCAGGCTGCAAACCTGTCCTGTTTGATCCGGGATGCCCTGCACCACCATGAGAAGGGCTTGGCTTTTTCCATGGCAG ATCCCTTTTTCCAAAACGCCCATCCATGGAAGATCGCCCTGAGCCTGGTCGCCGTCGCCATGGTCGTGCTCTTTATTATCACTGTTTATCTATTTAAAATTAAAG GAAAGCACGAGGGAAAAATCG GGGCCCGCGACGCAGAAATCG agaaacaAGCTGCAGAATTGG tatggaGAAGATATGCAGTGCATATAGAAGAAG TGAAGGTGATTCTGGATCCAGACACGGCCCACTGTGACCTTGTCCTGTCCGATGACCGCAAAAGTGTGAAACGAGAAGACGTGCCGCAGGACCTCCCTGACATCCCTCAGAGGTTTATGCCATGGCGCTGCGTGCTGGGCTGTGAAGGCTTCACCTCGGGGAGATACTACTGGGAGGTGGAGGTGGTGGATGGAGGAGGATGGACTGTAGGCGTTTCTAGAGAAGATGTGAGAAGGAAGGGCGAGATCGAATTTAAACCAGAAGAGGGCATCTGGGCAGTGGGGCAGTGGGCAGGTCGCTTCCAAGCCCTCACCTCTCCTGAACGCACTTTCCTTACTGAAATCCAGAGTCCCAAGCGGATCCGGGTGTCCCTGGATTACGAAGAGGGACGGGTGGCATTTTTCAATGTTGATGAGGAGAGTCCACTCTTCACATTTCCGCTGGTGTCATTCAATGGGATAAGAATCCACCCGTGGGTCTGGCTGGGTCCTGGGACATGGCTCAAAATGTGGCCCTGa
- the LOC112995666 gene encoding butyrophilin subfamily 1 member A1-like isoform X3 has protein sequence MVLLFLASHFLPGFICIFALHVRELQSAPFKVMALGHPVVAAVGQDVVLPCHIMPEQSARDMEVTWFRGHFSPFVHRYKAGRDQHGKQMLQYQGRTELLQDSLDNGRVDLKIFSVRLSDGGNYTCFVRTNAGYEEAVLELKVTAAGSAPLISLEGYEAGGVRVACRGAGWYPQPQVLWRDRWGQPLPSASENVIQDASGLFEAESTVVLSQAANLSCLIRDALHHHEKGLAFSMADPFFQNAHPWKIALSLVAVAMVVLFIITVYLFKIKGKHEGKIAMQVAALRARDAEIEKQAAELVKVILDPDTAHCDLVLSDDRKSVKREDVPQDLPDIPQRFMPWRCVLGCEGFTSGRYYWEVEVVDGGGWTVGVSREDVRRKGEIEFKPEEGIWAVGQWAGRFQALTSPERTFLTEIQSPKRIRVSLDYEEGRVAFFNVDEESPLFTFPLVSFNGIRIHPWVWLGPGTWLKMWP, from the exons ATGGTCCTTTTGTTCCTGGCCAGCCACTTTCTGCCTGGTTTTATCTGCATTTTTGCTCTCCATGTCCGTGAGCTGCAATCAG CTCCCTTCAAGGTGATGGCACTGGGGCACCCCGTGGTGGCTGCCGTGGGACAGGACGTGGTGCTGCCCTGCCACATCATGCCGGAGCAGAGCGCCCGGGACATGGAGGTGACCTGGTTTCGGGGACACTTCTCGCCCTTCGTGCACCGCTACAAGGCGGGAAGGGACCAGCATGGCAAGCAGATGCTGCAGTACCAAGGGCGGACGGAGCTGCTGCAGGACAGCCTTGACAACGGCAGGGTGGACCTGAAGATCTTCAGCGTCCGCCTGTCTGATGGAGGGAATTACACCTGCTTCGTTCGCACCAATGCAGGCTACGAGGAAGCCGTCCTGGAGCTGAAGGTGACAG CCGCCGGCTCAGCGCCGCTCATCTCGCTGGAGGGCTACGAGGCTGGGGGCGTCCGGGTGGCGTGCCGGGGGGCCGGCTGGTACCCTCAGCCCCAGGTGCTGTGGAGGGAccgctggggccagccgctgcccTCTGCCTCTGAAAACGTCATCCAGGACGCGAGCGGCCTCTTTGAGGCCGAGAGCACCGTGGTCCTCAGCCAGGCTGCAAACCTGTCCTGTTTGATCCGGGATGCCCTGCACCACCATGAGAAGGGCTTGGCTTTTTCCATGGCAG ATCCCTTTTTCCAAAACGCCCATCCATGGAAGATCGCCCTGAGCCTGGTCGCCGTCGCCATGGTCGTGCTCTTTATTATCACTGTTTATCTATTTAAAATTAAAG GAAAGCACGAGGGAAAAATCG CAATGCAGGTGGCGGCGCTGC GGGCCCGCGACGCAGAAATCG agaaacaAGCTGCAGAATTGG TGAAGGTGATTCTGGATCCAGACACGGCCCACTGTGACCTTGTCCTGTCCGATGACCGCAAAAGTGTGAAACGAGAAGACGTGCCGCAGGACCTCCCTGACATCCCTCAGAGGTTTATGCCATGGCGCTGCGTGCTGGGCTGTGAAGGCTTCACCTCGGGGAGATACTACTGGGAGGTGGAGGTGGTGGATGGAGGAGGATGGACTGTAGGCGTTTCTAGAGAAGATGTGAGAAGGAAGGGCGAGATCGAATTTAAACCAGAAGAGGGCATCTGGGCAGTGGGGCAGTGGGCAGGTCGCTTCCAAGCCCTCACCTCTCCTGAACGCACTTTCCTTACTGAAATCCAGAGTCCCAAGCGGATCCGGGTGTCCCTGGATTACGAAGAGGGACGGGTGGCATTTTTCAATGTTGATGAGGAGAGTCCACTCTTCACATTTCCGCTGGTGTCATTCAATGGGATAAGAATCCACCCGTGGGTCTGGCTGGGTCCTGGGACATGGCTCAAAATGTGGCCCTGa
- the LOC112995666 gene encoding butyrophilin subfamily 1 member A1-like isoform X1, translating to MVLLFLASHFLPGFICIFALHVRELQSAPFKVMALGHPVVAAVGQDVVLPCHIMPEQSARDMEVTWFRGHFSPFVHRYKAGRDQHGKQMLQYQGRTELLQDSLDNGRVDLKIFSVRLSDGGNYTCFVRTNAGYEEAVLELKVTAAGSAPLISLEGYEAGGVRVACRGAGWYPQPQVLWRDRWGQPLPSASENVIQDASGLFEAESTVVLSQAANLSCLIRDALHHHEKGLAFSMADPFFQNAHPWKIALSLVAVAMVVLFIITVYLFKIKGKHEGKIAMQVAALRARDAEIEKQAAELVWRRYAVHIEEVKVILDPDTAHCDLVLSDDRKSVKREDVPQDLPDIPQRFMPWRCVLGCEGFTSGRYYWEVEVVDGGGWTVGVSREDVRRKGEIEFKPEEGIWAVGQWAGRFQALTSPERTFLTEIQSPKRIRVSLDYEEGRVAFFNVDEESPLFTFPLVSFNGIRIHPWVWLGPGTWLKMWP from the exons ATGGTCCTTTTGTTCCTGGCCAGCCACTTTCTGCCTGGTTTTATCTGCATTTTTGCTCTCCATGTCCGTGAGCTGCAATCAG CTCCCTTCAAGGTGATGGCACTGGGGCACCCCGTGGTGGCTGCCGTGGGACAGGACGTGGTGCTGCCCTGCCACATCATGCCGGAGCAGAGCGCCCGGGACATGGAGGTGACCTGGTTTCGGGGACACTTCTCGCCCTTCGTGCACCGCTACAAGGCGGGAAGGGACCAGCATGGCAAGCAGATGCTGCAGTACCAAGGGCGGACGGAGCTGCTGCAGGACAGCCTTGACAACGGCAGGGTGGACCTGAAGATCTTCAGCGTCCGCCTGTCTGATGGAGGGAATTACACCTGCTTCGTTCGCACCAATGCAGGCTACGAGGAAGCCGTCCTGGAGCTGAAGGTGACAG CCGCCGGCTCAGCGCCGCTCATCTCGCTGGAGGGCTACGAGGCTGGGGGCGTCCGGGTGGCGTGCCGGGGGGCCGGCTGGTACCCTCAGCCCCAGGTGCTGTGGAGGGAccgctggggccagccgctgcccTCTGCCTCTGAAAACGTCATCCAGGACGCGAGCGGCCTCTTTGAGGCCGAGAGCACCGTGGTCCTCAGCCAGGCTGCAAACCTGTCCTGTTTGATCCGGGATGCCCTGCACCACCATGAGAAGGGCTTGGCTTTTTCCATGGCAG ATCCCTTTTTCCAAAACGCCCATCCATGGAAGATCGCCCTGAGCCTGGTCGCCGTCGCCATGGTCGTGCTCTTTATTATCACTGTTTATCTATTTAAAATTAAAG GAAAGCACGAGGGAAAAATCG CAATGCAGGTGGCGGCGCTGC GGGCCCGCGACGCAGAAATCG agaaacaAGCTGCAGAATTGG tatggaGAAGATATGCAGTGCATATAGAAGAAG TGAAGGTGATTCTGGATCCAGACACGGCCCACTGTGACCTTGTCCTGTCCGATGACCGCAAAAGTGTGAAACGAGAAGACGTGCCGCAGGACCTCCCTGACATCCCTCAGAGGTTTATGCCATGGCGCTGCGTGCTGGGCTGTGAAGGCTTCACCTCGGGGAGATACTACTGGGAGGTGGAGGTGGTGGATGGAGGAGGATGGACTGTAGGCGTTTCTAGAGAAGATGTGAGAAGGAAGGGCGAGATCGAATTTAAACCAGAAGAGGGCATCTGGGCAGTGGGGCAGTGGGCAGGTCGCTTCCAAGCCCTCACCTCTCCTGAACGCACTTTCCTTACTGAAATCCAGAGTCCCAAGCGGATCCGGGTGTCCCTGGATTACGAAGAGGGACGGGTGGCATTTTTCAATGTTGATGAGGAGAGTCCACTCTTCACATTTCCGCTGGTGTCATTCAATGGGATAAGAATCCACCCGTGGGTCTGGCTGGGTCCTGGGACATGGCTCAAAATGTGGCCCTGa
- the LOC112995666 gene encoding butyrophilin subfamily 1 member A1-like isoform X5 has product MVLLFLASHFLPGFICIFALHVRELQSAPFKVMALGHPVVAAVGQDVVLPCHIMPEQSARDMEVTWFRGHFSPFVHRYKAGRDQHGKQMLQYQGRTELLQDSLDNGRVDLKIFSVRLSDGGNYTCFVRTNAGYEEAVLELKVTAAGSAPLISLEGYEAGGVRVACRGAGWYPQPQVLWRDRWGQPLPSASENVIQDASGLFEAESTVVLSQAANLSCLIRDALHHHEKGLAFSMAGKHEGKIAMQVAALRARDAEIEKQAAELVWRRYAVHIEEVKVILDPDTAHCDLVLSDDRKSVKREDVPQDLPDIPQRFMPWRCVLGCEGFTSGRYYWEVEVVDGGGWTVGVSREDVRRKGEIEFKPEEGIWAVGQWAGRFQALTSPERTFLTEIQSPKRIRVSLDYEEGRVAFFNVDEESPLFTFPLVSFNGIRIHPWVWLGPGTWLKMWP; this is encoded by the exons ATGGTCCTTTTGTTCCTGGCCAGCCACTTTCTGCCTGGTTTTATCTGCATTTTTGCTCTCCATGTCCGTGAGCTGCAATCAG CTCCCTTCAAGGTGATGGCACTGGGGCACCCCGTGGTGGCTGCCGTGGGACAGGACGTGGTGCTGCCCTGCCACATCATGCCGGAGCAGAGCGCCCGGGACATGGAGGTGACCTGGTTTCGGGGACACTTCTCGCCCTTCGTGCACCGCTACAAGGCGGGAAGGGACCAGCATGGCAAGCAGATGCTGCAGTACCAAGGGCGGACGGAGCTGCTGCAGGACAGCCTTGACAACGGCAGGGTGGACCTGAAGATCTTCAGCGTCCGCCTGTCTGATGGAGGGAATTACACCTGCTTCGTTCGCACCAATGCAGGCTACGAGGAAGCCGTCCTGGAGCTGAAGGTGACAG CCGCCGGCTCAGCGCCGCTCATCTCGCTGGAGGGCTACGAGGCTGGGGGCGTCCGGGTGGCGTGCCGGGGGGCCGGCTGGTACCCTCAGCCCCAGGTGCTGTGGAGGGAccgctggggccagccgctgcccTCTGCCTCTGAAAACGTCATCCAGGACGCGAGCGGCCTCTTTGAGGCCGAGAGCACCGTGGTCCTCAGCCAGGCTGCAAACCTGTCCTGTTTGATCCGGGATGCCCTGCACCACCATGAGAAGGGCTTGGCTTTTTCCATGGCAG GAAAGCACGAGGGAAAAATCG CAATGCAGGTGGCGGCGCTGC GGGCCCGCGACGCAGAAATCG agaaacaAGCTGCAGAATTGG tatggaGAAGATATGCAGTGCATATAGAAGAAG TGAAGGTGATTCTGGATCCAGACACGGCCCACTGTGACCTTGTCCTGTCCGATGACCGCAAAAGTGTGAAACGAGAAGACGTGCCGCAGGACCTCCCTGACATCCCTCAGAGGTTTATGCCATGGCGCTGCGTGCTGGGCTGTGAAGGCTTCACCTCGGGGAGATACTACTGGGAGGTGGAGGTGGTGGATGGAGGAGGATGGACTGTAGGCGTTTCTAGAGAAGATGTGAGAAGGAAGGGCGAGATCGAATTTAAACCAGAAGAGGGCATCTGGGCAGTGGGGCAGTGGGCAGGTCGCTTCCAAGCCCTCACCTCTCCTGAACGCACTTTCCTTACTGAAATCCAGAGTCCCAAGCGGATCCGGGTGTCCCTGGATTACGAAGAGGGACGGGTGGCATTTTTCAATGTTGATGAGGAGAGTCCACTCTTCACATTTCCGCTGGTGTCATTCAATGGGATAAGAATCCACCCGTGGGTCTGGCTGGGTCCTGGGACATGGCTCAAAATGTGGCCCTGa